One stretch of Halapricum desulfuricans DNA includes these proteins:
- a CDS encoding ABC transporter ATP-binding protein yields MTAIETTDLRMEFGDVTALADLNLTVDDGELFGLLGPNGSGKTTTIEILTGQLRPTSGGATVLGIDPVEEPLEVRSQVGILPEREDPPSFLTPREYLEFAGEVRGLDDAEDRIDEWARKLAFEGKLDTLATNLSEGERQRVMLAQAFFHEPSLVFIDEPLVNLDPILQEEVKDHLRAYCEAGNTLFLSTHFVDVAEELCTQVGVLREGQLLGTTDPRTLSEEESLLEYFLATVDGDGPEAVPTAGR; encoded by the coding sequence ATGACCGCTATCGAGACGACGGATCTCCGGATGGAGTTCGGGGACGTGACGGCGCTTGCGGACCTGAATCTGACCGTCGACGACGGCGAACTGTTCGGGCTGCTGGGTCCGAACGGGTCCGGGAAGACGACGACGATCGAGATCCTGACCGGTCAGTTGCGGCCGACAAGCGGTGGCGCGACTGTCCTGGGGATCGACCCGGTCGAGGAACCGCTCGAAGTGCGGTCGCAGGTCGGCATCCTCCCCGAGCGCGAGGACCCGCCGAGTTTCCTCACGCCGCGGGAGTATCTGGAGTTCGCCGGGGAGGTCCGCGGTCTCGACGACGCCGAAGACCGGATCGACGAGTGGGCGAGGAAACTCGCCTTCGAGGGGAAACTCGACACGCTGGCGACCAACCTCTCGGAGGGCGAACGCCAGCGGGTCATGCTCGCGCAGGCGTTCTTTCACGAGCCGTCGCTGGTGTTCATCGACGAGCCGCTGGTCAACCTGGACCCGATCTTACAGGAGGAGGTCAAAGACCACTTGCGGGCATACTGTGAGGCCGGCAACACGCTGTTTCTCTCGACGCACTTCGTCGACGTCGCCGAGGAGCTCTGTACACAGGTCGGCGTCCTCAGGGAGGGACAGTTGCTCGGGACGACCGACCCGCGGACGCTGTCGGAGGAGGAGTCGCTGCTTGAGTACTTCCTCGCGACGGTCGACGGCGACGGCCCCGAGGCGGTCCCGACGGCCGGGAGGTGA
- the folD gene encoding bifunctional methylenetetrahydrofolate dehydrogenase/methenyltetrahydrofolate cyclohydrolase FolD, giving the protein MTHVIDGNAVAQRIRNELRDSIETLEAEGRTPTLATVLMSDDPASETYVSMKQDDCEEVGIEAIDVEIDPDAPAEELFETIERLNGDDAVDGILVQMPVPDHVDKRAVLRAIDPVKDVDGFHPENVGRLVAGEPRYKPCTPHGIQKLLADADVDPEGKDAVVVGRSDIVGKPMANLLLQKTEGGNATVTVCHSRTDDLAAKTRQADILVAAAGVPEMIDGSMLSDGVVVIDVGINRVEADTEKGYELVGDVEFDSAEEKASAITPVPGGVGPMTRAMLLYNTVKAAGGRAGIEVELP; this is encoded by the coding sequence ATGACACACGTCATCGACGGCAACGCCGTCGCCCAGCGGATCCGAAACGAGCTGCGCGACTCGATCGAAACGCTCGAAGCCGAGGGGAGGACGCCGACGCTCGCGACGGTCCTGATGAGCGACGACCCGGCCAGCGAGACGTACGTCTCGATGAAACAGGACGACTGCGAGGAGGTCGGCATCGAGGCGATCGACGTCGAGATCGACCCCGACGCGCCCGCCGAGGAACTGTTCGAGACGATCGAGCGACTCAACGGCGACGACGCCGTCGACGGGATCCTCGTCCAGATGCCCGTCCCCGATCACGTCGACAAGCGCGCGGTCCTGCGCGCGATCGATCCGGTGAAGGACGTCGACGGGTTCCATCCCGAGAACGTGGGTCGGCTGGTCGCCGGCGAACCCCGGTACAAGCCCTGCACGCCACACGGGATCCAGAAACTGCTGGCCGACGCCGACGTCGACCCGGAAGGGAAAGACGCCGTCGTCGTCGGTCGGTCGGACATCGTCGGCAAGCCGATGGCCAACCTGCTGTTGCAGAAGACCGAAGGCGGGAACGCGACGGTGACCGTCTGTCACTCCCGGACCGATGATCTGGCGGCCAAGACCCGACAGGCGGACATCCTCGTCGCGGCCGCGGGCGTCCCCGAGATGATCGACGGCTCGATGCTCTCGGACGGCGTCGTCGTCATCGACGTCGGAATCAACCGCGTCGAGGCCGACACCGAGAAGGGGTACGAACTGGTCGGCGACGTGGAGTTCGACAGCGCCGAGGAAAAGGCCAGCGCGATCACGCCGGTCCCCGGCGGCGTCGGGCCGATGACCCGCGCGATGTTGCTGTACAACACGGTCAAAGCCGCCGGCGGCCGCGCCGGTATCGAGGTCGAACTGCCCTAA
- a CDS encoding NAD(P)/FAD-dependent oxidoreductase produces the protein MTNVLVVGGGPAGLSAALFTQKNGLETTVFDTDGTWMHKAHLFNYPGIGSQDGSAYMETLRTQVDSFGVERLQQEVTDVATTDDGFAVTTEEGDHEGSYLVLATGADRDLADALGCAFDGDLVEVDLSMETSVEDAYATGAMVRAEEWQAVISAGDGAAAALNILSKEKGEHYHDFDVPADAAATFGSGE, from the coding sequence ATGACGAACGTACTCGTCGTCGGCGGCGGTCCCGCCGGACTGAGCGCGGCACTGTTCACACAGAAGAACGGCCTCGAGACGACGGTCTTCGACACCGACGGCACTTGGATGCACAAGGCCCACCTGTTCAACTACCCGGGTATCGGCTCCCAGGACGGCTCGGCGTACATGGAGACGCTCCGGACGCAGGTCGACAGCTTCGGCGTCGAACGCCTCCAGCAGGAGGTCACCGACGTCGCGACGACCGACGACGGGTTCGCCGTCACGACCGAGGAGGGCGACCACGAGGGGTCGTATCTGGTCCTCGCGACGGGCGCGGACCGCGACCTCGCGGACGCGCTGGGCTGTGCCTTCGACGGCGACCTCGTTGAGGTCGACCTGTCGATGGAGACCAGCGTCGAGGACGCCTACGCGACCGGGGCGATGGTCCGCGCCGAGGAGTGGCAGGCGGTCATCTCCGCCGGTGACGGGGCCGCGGCGGCGCTGAACATCCTCTCGAAGGAGAAGGGCGAACACTACCACGACTTCGACGTGCCCGCCGACGCGGCGGCGACGTTCGGCTCCGGAGAGTAG
- a CDS encoding potassium channel family protein — MNKWYRRTIYSFAVLVVIIFAYAVVYHYGMLYLEGESKTFLQSLEVVVQTFTTTGFGEDAPWSSDLMNVLVITMDLTGVALIFLALPVLVFPLFEEALSTTVPTSVEDDLADHVVVCADTPRAEVLIDELGSWDVEYVLVEPDREAATDRYENGYRVVHDDPTTVSGLESANLADARAIVADVDDDVDASIVLTAQEVSEDVQIVSVVEDPDQRRYHELAGADAVLSPRPLLGESLAAKVTTGVRAEFEDSVAIDGDLQIAELPVGAGSPLEGRTIAESGIREATGVNVIGAWFCGEFESPPSPETTIDRGTVLLVTGRPDQLADLREQASASIRQFDGGRVLIAGYGQVGQRVAEMLDEQGVPHTTVDAVDRDGVDVVGDVTDPETLEAARIHDARTVLLAIPDDTASEFATLVVRDLSPETEIVARVEQAESVQKMYRAGADYVLALETITGRMIASTVLEDEDVIAFDTQIEVVRTTAPGMTGQTLQEADVRSRTGCTVVAVERDGAVHTDLGSEFRIESGDELVVVGTDEGTNRFTEQYR; from the coding sequence GACGACGGGTTTCGGCGAGGACGCCCCGTGGAGTTCCGATCTGATGAACGTCCTCGTCATCACGATGGACCTGACGGGTGTCGCGTTGATCTTCCTGGCGCTGCCGGTGTTGGTCTTCCCGCTGTTCGAGGAGGCGCTTTCGACGACCGTGCCGACCAGCGTCGAAGACGACCTCGCGGATCACGTCGTCGTCTGTGCGGACACGCCGAGAGCGGAGGTGTTGATCGACGAACTCGGCTCCTGGGACGTCGAGTACGTCCTCGTCGAACCCGATCGAGAGGCGGCGACCGACCGCTACGAGAACGGATACCGGGTCGTTCACGACGATCCGACGACCGTCTCGGGGCTGGAGAGCGCGAACCTCGCCGACGCGCGCGCGATCGTCGCCGACGTGGACGACGACGTCGACGCGAGTATCGTCCTGACTGCACAGGAGGTCAGCGAAGACGTCCAGATCGTGAGCGTCGTCGAGGACCCCGACCAGCGACGCTACCACGAACTCGCCGGGGCCGACGCGGTGCTGTCACCGCGGCCGCTTCTGGGCGAGAGCCTCGCCGCGAAAGTCACGACCGGCGTCCGGGCGGAATTCGAGGATTCGGTCGCCATCGACGGCGACCTGCAGATCGCCGAGCTCCCGGTCGGGGCCGGCAGTCCACTTGAGGGGCGGACGATCGCCGAGAGCGGCATCCGCGAGGCGACCGGCGTCAACGTGATCGGGGCGTGGTTCTGCGGCGAGTTCGAGAGCCCGCCCTCGCCGGAGACGACGATCGACCGGGGGACCGTCCTGCTGGTCACCGGTCGTCCGGACCAGCTCGCCGACCTCCGTGAGCAGGCGAGCGCGTCGATCCGACAGTTCGACGGTGGACGCGTGCTGATCGCCGGGTACGGACAGGTCGGACAGCGCGTCGCCGAGATGCTGGACGAACAGGGCGTTCCCCACACGACCGTCGATGCCGTCGACCGTGACGGCGTCGATGTCGTCGGCGACGTAACCGATCCCGAGACGCTCGAAGCGGCCCGCATTCACGACGCCAGAACGGTCCTGCTTGCGATCCCCGACGACACGGCCTCGGAGTTCGCGACGCTGGTCGTTCGGGATCTCAGCCCCGAAACGGAGATCGTCGCCCGCGTCGAACAGGCCGAGAGCGTCCAGAAGATGTACCGCGCCGGTGCCGACTACGTGCTCGCTCTGGAGACGATCACCGGCCGGATGATCGCCTCGACCGTCCTCGAAGACGAGGACGTCATCGCGTTCGATACCCAGATCGAGGTCGTCCGGACGACGGCCCCGGGGATGACGGGCCAGACACTTCAGGAGGCGGACGTCAGATCGCGCACGGGCTGTACGGTGGTCGCCGTCGAACGCGACGGCGCGGTCCACACAGATCTCGGATCCGAGTTCCGGATCGAGAGCGGCGACGAACTGGTGGTCGTCGGCACCGACGAGGGGACGAACCGCTTCACCGAGCAGTATCGGTAG
- a CDS encoding uS10/mL48 family ribosomal protein, which translates to MPFVTKLTFESGDRHRLEDVVEEIKADAARKGVEHKGPHPQPPEEIRVPQSKTLLDTGGEFDPWDYTVYTRTIEIVGHDEFARSVAGRDVPDAISVGVEVEQQRGQGHKN; encoded by the coding sequence ATGCCCTTCGTCACGAAACTCACCTTCGAGAGCGGGGATCGCCACCGCCTCGAGGACGTCGTCGAGGAGATCAAGGCCGACGCCGCACGGAAAGGTGTCGAACACAAGGGGCCACATCCACAGCCGCCCGAGGAGATCCGCGTCCCCCAGTCGAAGACGCTGCTCGATACGGGCGGCGAGTTCGACCCCTGGGACTACACCGTCTACACAAGAACGATCGAGATCGTCGGCCACGACGAGTTCGCCCGATCGGTCGCCGGCCGTGACGTGCCCGACGCGATCTCGGTCGGCGTCGAGGTCGAACAGCAGCGGGGACAGGGACACAAAAATTGA
- a CDS encoding sugar kinase, with protein sequence MVELVTVGDTSLRLSPSGNGRLETATDVRMHATGTESNVAVAASRFGTDAVWLSKLPDTPLGRRVVSELHEHGIETQVGWSEAGRQGLSFYEPPRDPRNRVRIDDREGAAAATMTPGDLDMELIQSASGVFVAGSTFALSETAAETGEAVLRAGTGSEGASALELDYRPELWSSGDARDTLTDVFDAVDVLFASEDDVRDVLDRSGQARELAPSVAAEWDFRMVVLTSARGGLVYHDGVIHDRDAIETDTVDETGQHDAFVGAFLAALLDGEEPDEALSNAVATASLARTIPGPLATVDAEEVERLAETFDQRGF encoded by the coding sequence ATGGTCGAACTGGTGACTGTCGGGGACACGTCGCTTCGGCTGTCTCCGAGCGGGAACGGGCGACTCGAAACAGCCACAGACGTCAGGATGCACGCGACCGGCACGGAGAGCAACGTGGCCGTCGCCGCCAGCCGGTTCGGGACCGACGCGGTCTGGCTGTCGAAGCTCCCGGACACGCCGCTCGGTCGGCGCGTCGTCTCGGAACTTCACGAACACGGGATCGAGACACAGGTCGGCTGGAGCGAGGCGGGGCGACAGGGACTGTCCTTCTACGAACCGCCGCGTGATCCCCGCAATCGCGTCCGGATCGACGATCGGGAGGGTGCGGCGGCCGCGACGATGACGCCCGGGGACCTCGACATGGAGTTGATCCAGTCCGCCTCGGGCGTCTTCGTCGCCGGCAGTACGTTCGCGCTCTCGGAGACGGCGGCCGAGACGGGAGAGGCGGTACTACGAGCGGGCACCGGAAGTGAGGGCGCGTCCGCGCTCGAACTCGACTACCGGCCGGAACTGTGGTCGAGCGGAGACGCCAGGGACACGCTGACCGACGTTTTCGACGCGGTCGACGTCCTGTTCGCGTCCGAAGACGACGTGCGGGACGTGCTCGATCGGAGCGGGCAGGCGAGAGAGCTCGCCCCGTCCGTGGCCGCCGAGTGGGACTTTCGGATGGTCGTGCTCACCAGCGCACGCGGAGGGCTGGTCTATCACGACGGCGTCATTCACGACCGTGACGCGATCGAGACCGATACCGTCGACGAGACCGGGCAGCACGACGCGTTCGTCGGCGCCTTCCTCGCGGCGCTACTGGACGGCGAGGAGCCGGACGAGGCGCTCTCGAACGCCGTCGCGACGGCGTCGCTCGCTCGGACGATTCCCGGCCCGCTCGCGACGGTCGACGCCGAGGAGGTCGAGCGGCTCGCGGAGACGTTCGACCAGCGCGGCTTCTGA
- the glyA gene encoding serine hydroxymethyltransferase — protein MDYDAVRAIDPEVAAALSGEVERQNETLAMIASENHVSEAVLEAQSSVLTNKYAEGYPGSRYYGGCEYADEIEQLAIDRAEELWGADHVNVQPHSGSQANMGVYLAMLEPGDRILSLDLTHGGHLSHGHPANFAGQVYEVEQYEVDEETGYIDYEGLADHAAEFDPDIIVSGYSAYPREVEWERIQAVADDVDAYHLADIAHITGLVAAGVHSSPVGVADFVTGSTHKTIRSGRGGIIMCDEEYADDIDSAVFPGSQGGPLMHNIAGKAVGFKEALEPSFEAYAEQTVANAKALADRLQEHGLELVSGGTDNHLVLVDLRPSHPDTTGKDVEEALEEAGIVLNANTVPGETRSAFNPSGIRAGTPALTTRGFDEDACREVADLIYEVVDAPDDDDLVADVSERVATLTDEYPLYDDEEPLYE, from the coding sequence ATGGATTACGACGCGGTCAGAGCGATCGATCCGGAAGTCGCGGCGGCACTCTCGGGCGAGGTCGAGCGGCAAAACGAGACGCTGGCGATGATCGCCAGCGAGAACCACGTCAGCGAGGCCGTCCTCGAGGCGCAGAGTTCGGTCCTGACTAACAAGTACGCCGAGGGGTATCCCGGCTCGCGGTACTACGGCGGCTGTGAGTACGCCGACGAGATCGAGCAACTGGCGATCGACCGCGCGGAGGAACTGTGGGGTGCAGACCACGTCAACGTCCAGCCACACTCCGGCAGTCAGGCCAACATGGGCGTGTACCTGGCGATGCTCGAGCCCGGTGACAGGATCCTCTCGCTGGATCTCACTCACGGGGGCCACCTCAGCCACGGCCACCCGGCGAACTTCGCCGGGCAGGTCTACGAGGTCGAACAGTACGAGGTCGACGAGGAGACGGGCTACATCGACTACGAGGGGCTGGCCGATCACGCCGCCGAGTTCGACCCGGACATCATCGTCTCCGGCTACTCCGCGTATCCGCGCGAGGTCGAGTGGGAACGCATTCAGGCGGTGGCCGACGACGTCGACGCCTACCACCTCGCAGACATCGCACACATCACCGGTCTCGTCGCCGCCGGCGTCCACAGTTCGCCGGTCGGCGTCGCCGACTTCGTCACCGGATCGACCCACAAGACGATCCGCTCGGGGCGGGGCGGCATCATCATGTGCGACGAAGAGTACGCTGACGATATCGACTCGGCGGTGTTCCCCGGCAGTCAGGGCGGCCCGCTGATGCACAACATCGCGGGCAAGGCCGTCGGGTTCAAGGAAGCGCTGGAGCCCTCCTTCGAGGCGTACGCCGAACAGACCGTCGCCAACGCGAAGGCGCTGGCCGATCGCCTGCAGGAGCACGGGCTGGAACTGGTCTCGGGCGGCACCGACAACCACCTCGTGCTCGTGGATCTCCGGCCGTCCCATCCAGACACGACCGGCAAGGACGTCGAAGAGGCCCTCGAGGAAGCCGGGATCGTCCTCAACGCGAACACCGTCCCCGGCGAGACCCGGTCGGCGTTCAACCCCTCCGGCATTCGCGCCGGCACGCCCGCGCTCACGACTCGCGGCTTCGACGAGGACGCCTGCCGCGAGGTCGCCGACCTGATCTACGAGGTCGTCGACGCGCCTGACGACGACGACCTCGTCGCCGACGTCAGCGAACGCGTCGCGACACTCACCGACGAATACCCGCTGTACGACGACGAAGAGCCGCTGTACGAGTGA
- a CDS encoding DUF47 domain-containing protein, with protein sequence MTAGASFSQQLESHTDAYLESFKAGIDLLPELLDQYAAGEDYSETITEIEDFESECDERNLAIVALITNADPIDMGKLNTRINYNQSALVEFYRTVDVVVNVTERIAHELDMMRPPHDNACFEGLQEMAAEVADTTAVLEEVIERFVHDLGTYEASDSLTEEIQEIRDMESRCDELRNEVIATAFEDEAIDQPLMYREFAILFDELANQMEDITEEIIVVASNAPGIVAEEGPDV encoded by the coding sequence ATGACCGCGGGCGCCAGTTTCAGCCAGCAACTCGAATCGCATACCGACGCGTACCTCGAGAGTTTCAAGGCGGGCATCGATCTCCTGCCGGAACTACTCGATCAGTACGCCGCCGGCGAGGACTACAGCGAGACCATCACGGAGATCGAGGACTTCGAGAGCGAGTGTGACGAGCGCAATCTTGCGATCGTCGCGCTGATCACCAACGCAGACCCCATCGACATGGGGAAGCTCAACACGCGGATCAACTACAACCAGTCGGCGCTGGTCGAGTTCTACCGGACCGTCGACGTCGTCGTGAACGTCACCGAGCGGATCGCTCACGAACTCGATATGATGCGACCGCCCCACGACAACGCGTGTTTCGAGGGGCTTCAGGAGATGGCCGCGGAAGTCGCGGACACGACCGCGGTGCTCGAGGAGGTCATCGAGCGGTTCGTCCACGATCTCGGAACCTACGAGGCCTCGGACTCGCTGACCGAGGAGATACAGGAGATCCGGGACATGGAGAGCCGGTGTGACGAACTCCGCAACGAGGTGATCGCCACCGCGTTCGAAGACGAGGCGATCGACCAGCCGCTGATGTACCGGGAGTTCGCGATCCTGTTCGACGAGTTGGCCAACCAGATGGAAGACATCACCGAGGAGATCATCGTCGTCGCGAGCAACGCGCCCGGAATCGTCGCAGAGGAAGGGCCCGACGTATGA
- the dnaJ gene encoding molecular chaperone DnaJ, which produces MSEDFYEILGVSRDASEEEIQEAYREKAREYHPDVSDDPDAEEKFKQVKKAKEVLTDEEKRRAYDQMGHERFEQAEKRGGFDGDGPGGRGGRGGDPFGGGFNMEDIFDQFFGGGRRRRGDSDRPRQGQDLKTTLEIDLEEAYEGAEKQVTVRRPETCPDCDGSGHPPDADSRTCPECNGRGQVTQVQQTPMGRVQQTTTCRRCGGEGTLYEETCSTCGGDGVVRNEATLTVEIPAGIQDGQTLRMEREGAPGENGGPNGDLLIDVSIRDHPEFERDGDDLRRREPLSFPQAVFGDTIEVETLDGAVELEVPSGTQSGETFRLEGKGMPRLRRRGNGDLYVTVQVYTPEQLNDDQREALEAFAEASDEDIDVEQGFFEKLKNSI; this is translated from the coding sequence ATGAGCGAGGATTTCTACGAGATACTCGGCGTCTCGCGCGACGCCAGCGAGGAGGAGATTCAGGAGGCCTACCGAGAGAAGGCCCGCGAGTACCACCCCGACGTGAGCGACGACCCCGACGCCGAGGAGAAGTTCAAGCAGGTCAAGAAAGCGAAGGAGGTCCTGACAGACGAGGAGAAGCGACGCGCCTACGACCAGATGGGTCACGAGCGCTTCGAGCAGGCCGAAAAGCGGGGCGGCTTCGACGGCGACGGCCCCGGCGGTCGCGGCGGCCGCGGCGGCGACCCGTTCGGCGGCGGGTTCAACATGGAGGACATCTTCGATCAGTTCTTCGGCGGCGGCCGCCGGCGTCGTGGCGACAGCGACCGGCCGCGCCAGGGCCAGGACCTGAAAACGACGCTCGAGATCGACCTCGAGGAGGCCTACGAGGGGGCCGAAAAACAGGTGACGGTCCGCCGGCCCGAGACCTGCCCGGACTGCGACGGCAGCGGCCACCCGCCGGACGCCGACAGCCGGACCTGCCCGGAGTGTAACGGGCGCGGCCAGGTCACGCAGGTCCAGCAGACGCCGATGGGGCGCGTCCAGCAGACGACGACCTGCCGGCGCTGTGGTGGCGAGGGGACCCTCTACGAGGAGACCTGCTCGACCTGCGGCGGCGACGGCGTCGTCCGCAACGAGGCGACGCTGACCGTCGAGATCCCCGCCGGCATTCAGGACGGCCAGACGCTCCGGATGGAGCGGGAGGGCGCGCCCGGCGAGAACGGCGGGCCGAACGGCGACCTGCTGATCGACGTCTCGATCCGCGACCACCCCGAGTTCGAACGCGACGGCGACGACCTCCGGCGGCGCGAGCCGCTCTCGTTCCCGCAGGCGGTCTTCGGCGACACGATCGAGGTGGAGACGCTCGACGGGGCCGTCGAGTTAGAGGTCCCGTCGGGCACCCAGAGCGGCGAGACGTTCCGCCTCGAGGGCAAGGGGATGCCACGCCTGCGCCGGCGCGGGAACGGCGACCTCTACGTGACTGTCCAGGTGTACACGCCCGAGCAGCTCAACGACGACCAGCGCGAGGCACTGGAGGCGTTCGCCGAGGCCAGCGACGAGGACATCGACGTCGAACAGGGCTTTTTCGAGAAACTGAAGAACTCGATTTGA
- a CDS encoding DUF7117 family protein yields MKIRGERECQSCGARWSYYETGSITCPECGSVRSVGVDERTEHTDNPADLDLASIADDLDAEPIDRVAERAVEECRAYVRQRGFVRGGDLRPIDSTFVAAVELRYVAGELARSMRVDEDEQLYFLSLLRGAADGQRPDPADVPESLVAARGLAVAAVIDAYRRDLTRYLSDHPDPEARTTMGRFVDHRKRIEALDGSVPVDDAETILQGLIELGEYAATGDQSALASARDRLDALEEGVNSR; encoded by the coding sequence ATGAAGATCCGCGGCGAGCGCGAGTGCCAGTCCTGTGGCGCGCGGTGGTCGTACTACGAGACGGGGTCGATCACGTGCCCGGAGTGTGGGAGCGTGCGGAGCGTCGGCGTCGACGAACGCACCGAACACACCGACAACCCCGCGGACCTCGACCTCGCTTCGATCGCGGACGACCTCGACGCCGAACCGATCGACCGCGTCGCCGAGCGCGCCGTCGAGGAGTGTCGCGCGTACGTTCGCCAGCGCGGGTTCGTCCGCGGCGGCGACCTCCGCCCGATCGATTCGACGTTCGTCGCCGCCGTCGAACTCCGGTACGTGGCGGGCGAACTCGCCCGCTCGATGCGCGTCGACGAGGACGAACAGCTGTATTTCCTGTCGCTGCTTCGAGGCGCGGCCGACGGACAGCGCCCGGACCCCGCGGACGTGCCCGAATCGCTCGTCGCCGCGCGCGGCCTCGCGGTCGCGGCGGTCATCGACGCCTATCGTCGCGATCTGACGCGGTACCTGTCGGACCACCCCGATCCCGAAGCGCGCACGACGATGGGTCGGTTCGTCGACCACCGAAAGCGAATTGAGGCGCTCGACGGGTCGGTCCCGGTCGACGACGCGGAGACGATACTACAGGGGTTGATCGAACTGGGCGAGTACGCGGCGACCGGCGACCAGTCGGCGCTCGCGTCGGCGCGCGACCGACTCGACGCGCTCGAAGAAGGCGTCAACAGCCGTTAG